From Pseudanabaena sp. PCC 6802, one genomic window encodes:
- a CDS encoding ABC transporter permease has translation MFLSKSKRRPRSTPVSQLTRIQATKGWGSLKLDELWRYRDLIYFLLWREIVARYKQMALGPLWLVIQPLFLITMNTLVFGTLAKLPSDGIPYPLFNFAGVLPWQFFAGALARVSGSLANNQQLITKVYFPRLVMPIVGALSGVLDFLVSLGLFLIIMPLYQFFPGINVLAIPFLLIFAGAIALAVGLWLASLQARFRDVGFMLSYILQAWMYATPVVYASSIIPEQWQFVYRLNPMTTVVEGFRWALLGNGTLQWLPSLISVAIVLILLVTGAYVFRRSERTIVDVV, from the coding sequence ATGTTTTTATCCAAGTCAAAGCGCCGCCCTCGTTCAACTCCAGTCAGCCAGCTAACTCGCATTCAAGCGACTAAGGGATGGGGATCGCTCAAGCTAGACGAATTGTGGCGCTATCGGGATTTGATTTATTTCCTGTTATGGCGCGAGATCGTCGCTCGTTATAAACAGATGGCTCTAGGACCACTATGGTTGGTAATTCAACCGTTGTTCCTGATTACGATGAACACGCTGGTGTTTGGAACTTTGGCCAAACTACCATCAGATGGAATTCCCTATCCATTATTCAATTTCGCAGGCGTACTACCTTGGCAGTTTTTTGCAGGAGCGCTAGCAAGAGTTTCTGGCAGTTTAGCTAATAATCAACAACTGATTACCAAAGTTTATTTCCCCCGTCTCGTCATGCCAATTGTGGGGGCTTTGTCCGGAGTATTAGATTTTCTGGTTTCCTTAGGGCTATTTCTGATTATTATGCCCCTTTACCAGTTTTTCCCAGGCATAAATGTCCTAGCAATACCATTTTTACTCATTTTTGCCGGAGCGATCGCTTTAGCAGTTGGATTGTGGCTGGCATCACTTCAAGCCCGATTTCGGGATGTGGGGTTTATGCTGAGTTACATATTGCAGGCCTGGATGTATGCAACACCTGTGGTGTACGCTAGCAGCATCATTCCAGAGCAATGGCAGTTTGTATACCGACTAAATCCAATGACAACGGTAGTAGAGGGATTTCGCTGGGCTCTATTGGGCAATGGGACTTTGCAATGGTTGCCCTCATTGATTTCGGTTGCGATCGTATTGATATTGTTGGTAACTGGAGCTTACGTATTTCGGAGGTCAGAGCGCACTATTGTTGATGTTGTGTAA